In a single window of the Tribolium castaneum strain GA2 chromosome 8, icTriCast1.1, whole genome shotgun sequence genome:
- the LOC135265279 gene encoding probable cytochrome P450 6a13 isoform X3: protein MFLVFIMLRQADSTVLIMFPCYTYETHRNPDLFLKHNFCYGILAGFETSHATMSFALYELAKHQDIQQKVREEFWAVVDSQESEITYEAVQKLKYLDQVLNETLRKYPVVMYLTRRCIKDYKVPEDGAVIEKGTTVIIPTVALNYDENYYPNPKKFDPQRFSEENKKLRHPCIHLPFGLGPRFCIGRRFALIQVKVGLVLLLKNYSFTVNPNTREPIKLKIHSFISAPEDKILLDVHKL, encoded by the exons ATGTTCCTCGTTTTTATTATGCTTCGGCAAGCTGACTCGACAGTATTGATAATGTTTCCGTGTTACACTTATGAAACACATCGTAACCCAGACCTCTTTttgaaacataatttttgttacggAATATTAG cGGGATTTGAAACGTCTCATGCTACTATGAGTTTTGCATTGTACGAATTGGCCAAACACCAAGACATACAACAAAAGGTGAGAGAAGAGTTTTGGGCGGTTGTAGACAGTCAAGAGAGTGAAATAACATATGAAGCCgtccaaaaattgaaatatttggATCAGGTTTTGAACG aaactTTGAGGAAATATCCAGTTGTGATGTATTTGACAAGAAGGTGCATAAAAGATTATAAAGTACCAGAAGATGGAGCTGTAATTGAAAAAGGCACCACTGTGATAATACCAACTGTTGCGCTTAACTATGACGAAAATTATTACCCAAATCCTAAAAAATTCGATCCTCAGAGATTTAGTGAAGAAAACAAGAAGTTGAGGCATCCCTGTATTCATCTACCGTTCGGTTTAGGTCCCAGGTTTTGCATTG GAAGACGATTCGCTTTGATTCAAGTCAAGGTGGGACTTGTcttacttttgaaaaattatagctTTACAGTGAATCCAAATACCCGCGAACCTATAAAGTTGAAAATACATTCTTTTATTTCGGCACCCGAAGACAAAATACTTTTGGATGTacacaaattgtaa
- the LOC135265279 gene encoding cytochrome P450 6a8-like isoform X1: MAFISLTILAILLLLAVTLFYKWKFQYWKTRQVPFLPPKIPFGNIPNPFTLKEKPGIFIKQFYQEMKRNGWKHGGFYFFACPVYMVVDPDYIKQVLIKDFQYFIDRGIYSNEKDDPISHNLFSANETKWKYLRTLLNPSFTSKKIKAMFTILLACEKFLTQNVENNQVIDANHIFANFTIDVITTCAFGLDCNGNQNLALKHFGEKTINYSKLKMFVLMLASIFPKLAKKFGCVIMHKNTQEFFVQFVADIIKFREENNYTRDDFMQFLIKLKNKSAKQVFTLEEVASQCVLFFIAGFETSHATMSFALYELAKHQDIQQKVREEFWAVVDSQESEITYEAVQKLKYLDQVLNETLRKYPVVMYLTRRCIKDYKVPEDGAVIEKGTTVIIPTVALNYDENYYPNPKKFDPQRFSEENKKLRHPCIHLPFGLGPRFCIGRRFALIQVKVGLVLLLKNYSFTVNPNTREPIKLKIHSFISAPEDKILLDVHKL; the protein is encoded by the exons ATGGCATTTATCAGTCTAAcaattttagcaattttattgCTCCTAGCAGTGACATTGTTTTACAAATGGAAGTTCCAGTATTGGAAAACACGTCAAGTACCCTTTCTACCACCTAAAATACCCTTTGGCAACATTCCGAACCCTTTCACACTCAAAGAAAAACCCGGAATTTTCATCAAACAATTCTACCAAGAAATGAAACGTAACGGTTGGAAACAtggtggtttttatttttttgcatgcCCAGTTTACATGGTTGTGGACCCCGACTACATCAAGCAAGTGCTAATCAAAGACTTTCAATATTTCATTGATCGTGGGATTTATTCTAACGAAAAAGATGACCCAATTTCCCACAACCTCTTCAGTGCTAATGAGacaaaatggaaatatttgagGACGTTACTAAACCCATCATTCacctcaaaaaaaatcaaagcaaTGTTCACCATTCTACTAGCTTGTGAAAAATTCCTAACACAAAACGTGGAAAATAACCAAGTCATTGATGCCAATCACATTTTTGCCAACTTTACCATTGACGTAATCACAACTTGTGCCTTCGGTTTGGACTGCAATGGAAACCAGAACTTGGCACTGAAGCACTTTGGAGAAAAAACAATCAATTACTCGAAACTCAAAATGTTTGTCTTAATGTTGGCTTCGATTTTTCCAAAACTGGCTAAAAAATTTGGCTGTGTAATTATGCACAAAAACACGCAAGAATTCTTCGTACAATTTGTGGCTGACATTATAAAATTTCgagaagaaaataattacacaCGAGACgattttatgcaatttttaattaaacttaagAACAAAAGTGCCAAACAGGTGTTTACACTTGAAGAAGTCGCTTCACaatgtgttttgttttttatagcGGGATTTGAAACGTCTCATGCTACTATGAGTTTTGCATTGTACGAATTGGCCAAACACCAAGACATACAACAAAAGGTGAGAGAAGAGTTTTGGGCGGTTGTAGACAGTCAAGAGAGTGAAATAACATATGAAGCCgtccaaaaattgaaatatttggATCAGGTTTTGAACG aaactTTGAGGAAATATCCAGTTGTGATGTATTTGACAAGAAGGTGCATAAAAGATTATAAAGTACCAGAAGATGGAGCTGTAATTGAAAAAGGCACCACTGTGATAATACCAACTGTTGCGCTTAACTATGACGAAAATTATTACCCAAATCCTAAAAAATTCGATCCTCAGAGATTTAGTGAAGAAAACAAGAAGTTGAGGCATCCCTGTATTCATCTACCGTTCGGTTTAGGTCCCAGGTTTTGCATTG GAAGACGATTCGCTTTGATTCAAGTCAAGGTGGGACTTGTcttacttttgaaaaattatagctTTACAGTGAATCCAAATACCCGCGAACCTATAAAGTTGAAAATACATTCTTTTATTTCGGCACCCGAAGACAAAATACTTTTGGATGTacacaaattgtaa
- the LOC135265279 gene encoding cytochrome P450 6a8-like isoform X2: protein MFLVFIMLRQADSTVLIMFPCYTYETHRNPDLFLKHNFCYGILVYMVVDPDYIKQVLIKDFQYFIDRGIYSNEKDDPISHNLFSANETKWKYLRTLLNPSFTSKKIKAMFTILLACEKFLTQNVENNQVIDANHIFANFTIDVITTCAFGLDCNGNQNLALKHFGEKTINYSKLKMFVLMLASIFPKLAKKFGCVIMHKNTQEFFVQFVADIIKFREENNYTRDDFMQFLIKLKNKSAKQVFTLEEVASQCVLFFIAGFETSHATMSFALYELAKHQDIQQKVREEFWAVVDSQESEITYEAVQKLKYLDQVLNETLRKYPVVMYLTRRCIKDYKVPEDGAVIEKGTTVIIPTVALNYDENYYPNPKKFDPQRFSEENKKLRHPCIHLPFGLGPRFCIGRRFALIQVKVGLVLLLKNYSFTVNPNTREPIKLKIHSFISAPEDKILLDVHKL from the exons ATGTTCCTCGTTTTTATTATGCTTCGGCAAGCTGACTCGACAGTATTGATAATGTTTCCGTGTTACACTTATGAAACACATCGTAACCCAGACCTCTTTttgaaacataatttttgttacggAATATTAG TTTACATGGTTGTGGACCCCGACTACATCAAGCAAGTGCTAATCAAAGACTTTCAATATTTCATTGATCGTGGGATTTATTCTAACGAAAAAGATGACCCAATTTCCCACAACCTCTTCAGTGCTAATGAGacaaaatggaaatatttgagGACGTTACTAAACCCATCATTCacctcaaaaaaaatcaaagcaaTGTTCACCATTCTACTAGCTTGTGAAAAATTCCTAACACAAAACGTGGAAAATAACCAAGTCATTGATGCCAATCACATTTTTGCCAACTTTACCATTGACGTAATCACAACTTGTGCCTTCGGTTTGGACTGCAATGGAAACCAGAACTTGGCACTGAAGCACTTTGGAGAAAAAACAATCAATTACTCGAAACTCAAAATGTTTGTCTTAATGTTGGCTTCGATTTTTCCAAAACTGGCTAAAAAATTTGGCTGTGTAATTATGCACAAAAACACGCAAGAATTCTTCGTACAATTTGTGGCTGACATTATAAAATTTCgagaagaaaataattacacaCGAGACgattttatgcaatttttaattaaacttaagAACAAAAGTGCCAAACAGGTGTTTACACTTGAAGAAGTCGCTTCACaatgtgttttgttttttatagcGGGATTTGAAACGTCTCATGCTACTATGAGTTTTGCATTGTACGAATTGGCCAAACACCAAGACATACAACAAAAGGTGAGAGAAGAGTTTTGGGCGGTTGTAGACAGTCAAGAGAGTGAAATAACATATGAAGCCgtccaaaaattgaaatatttggATCAGGTTTTGAACG aaactTTGAGGAAATATCCAGTTGTGATGTATTTGACAAGAAGGTGCATAAAAGATTATAAAGTACCAGAAGATGGAGCTGTAATTGAAAAAGGCACCACTGTGATAATACCAACTGTTGCGCTTAACTATGACGAAAATTATTACCCAAATCCTAAAAAATTCGATCCTCAGAGATTTAGTGAAGAAAACAAGAAGTTGAGGCATCCCTGTATTCATCTACCGTTCGGTTTAGGTCCCAGGTTTTGCATTG GAAGACGATTCGCTTTGATTCAAGTCAAGGTGGGACTTGTcttacttttgaaaaattatagctTTACAGTGAATCCAAATACCCGCGAACCTATAAAGTTGAAAATACATTCTTTTATTTCGGCACCCGAAGACAAAATACTTTTGGATGTacacaaattgtaa